The genomic region AGCGCTCGGTCCATATCAACTCCTTGTTCGTAATCCCATAAACAATTTGTGTCCCGTGGGACCTATTCGGTATCGGCAACGCGGAACTCGCGCTCAATCGGGTCCGCAGGTAGCATTCGAACTAGCCAGTTTCTCCCGAAACCGGATATTCGTCTGCATAGTTCGCCTTCACACGTACATTTCTATAAAAATAATATTGCATAATGGTCGTAATATTCTCTGCTGTCCAAAAACTATAAGTGACATCACCAATACCGTCGATCTGTATGAGTTTGGATAACATCCAGCGCAGGACAGTGCTCAAGAGGTCGGTGCTCGGTGCGGGGGTAGTCGGACTCAGCTCGCTTGCGGGTTGCATCGGTGGCGGCAACGGCGGTGGTGGAAACACGATCACAATCGCGAGTTCGTACGAGTCGGACCACGTGACGGTACAGGCCGCCGATCGGTTCAAGGAGATTGTCGAAGATGAGGCCGATGAGCTCACAGTCGAAGTCGTTCCCGGGGGGTCCTACGGTGGAGAGGGTGAAATCGCCGAACAGGTCAGGGAAGGAGCGATCCAGGCGCACGCAGACTCACGGTGGCCGTTCACACAGTACGCTCCCGAATACGAGTTCGTCAACATCCCGATCGTCTTCGACGACTTCGAACACCTGACCCGCGTTACCGAGAGCGAGGAGTTCCAGCCTGGTCTGGAACAGATCATCTCTGAGGGCAACCAACGAATGATCGGACAGTGGATCGACCGTGGGCTTCGACACTTTACCTCTAATGAACCGGTCCGGGAACCGGCGGACGTTGAGGGAGTCGACCTCCGGCTGCCACCGTTAGACAACTGGGTCGCGATCTGGGAAGAGATCGGTGCCAATCCCACTACGGTCGCCCTCGACGAACTGTACAGCGCACTCCAGACTGGCACGGTCGGCGCTTCGGAGGGGGACATCCCACAGATCCACTCGTTCAACCTGAACGAAGTCCAGGATTACCTGAGCTACACTGGCCACCAC from Natrinema versiforme harbors:
- a CDS encoding TRAP transporter substrate-binding protein — translated: MSLDNIQRRTVLKRSVLGAGVVGLSSLAGCIGGGNGGGGNTITIASSYESDHVTVQAADRFKEIVEDEADELTVEVVPGGSYGGEGEIAEQVREGAIQAHADSRWPFTQYAPEYEFVNIPIVFDDFEHLTRVTESEEFQPGLEQIISEGNQRMIGQWIDRGLRHFTSNEPVREPADVEGVDLRLPPLDNWVAIWEEIGANPTTVALDELYSALQTGTVGASEGDIPQIHSFNLNEVQDYLSYTGHHVQVGALYMNEDFYQGLDESHQDLVDEASNQATQEISESVRDQISEMESELQEGGMELIEDVNREAFKDAARPVVESMFDDFAGSLDQWQSI